One Hippoglossus stenolepis isolate QCI-W04-F060 chromosome 9, HSTE1.2, whole genome shotgun sequence genomic region harbors:
- the LOC124852416 gene encoding granzyme A-like, giving the protein MSCLGAFTGLLSCMVLLIVHSSDGSEIINGKEVTPHSLPYMALLLRTRPACGGILIHKSWVLTAFHCGQIKTVLLGVHSIKANEDNSRQVINVKKRFPHPQYVSATKVNDLMLLKLEKPVKETKTVKCLKLDDAIKDPAAGTSCMVAGWGQTNKDVKKMSDVLMSGEVTVVDREKCNSDYNKHPVITSSMICAGSDKKNVADVFYGDSGGPLMCSGGLVGVTSFGSMFGRIKKPGVFSYLTVKQLSWIKETMKKSDI; this is encoded by the exons atGTCCTGCCTGGGGGCTTTCACCGGTCTCCTCTCCTGCATGGTCCTCCTCATTGTCCACTCAA GTGATGGCTCTGAGATTATCAATGGGAAAGAAGTGACGCCCCACTCGCTGCCGTACATGGCTCTGCTTCTGAGAACCAGACCAGCCTGTGGAGGGATACTGATCCATAAATCATGGGTCCTGACTGCTTTCCACTGTGGACA AATTAAGACCGTGTTGCTGGGGGTGCACTCCATCAAGGCAAATGAAGATAATTCCAGGCAGGTCATAAACGTTAAGAAGCGTTTTCCTCATCCCCAGTATGTTTCAGCTACCAAGGTCAATGACCTCATGTTGCTCAAG cttgaAAAACCTGTGAAGGAAACCAAGACGGTGAAGTGTCTTAAATTGGATGATGCCATCAAAGATCCGGCAGCAGGGACCAGCTGCATGGTGGCAGGATGGGGCCAAACAAACAAGGATGTTAAGAAAATGTCCGACGTCTTGATGTCCGGCGAAGTGACTGTGGTCGACAGAGAGAAGTGCAACTCTGATTACAACAAACATCCCGTCATCACCAGCAGCATGATATGTGCCGGTTCAGACAAGAAAAATGTAGCTGACGTCTTTTAT GGGGATTCAGGAGGCCCACTGATGTGCAGCGGAGGGCTGGTTGGAGTCACTTCTTTCGGATCTATGTTTGGCCGGATTAAAAAACCAGGAGTGTTTTCGTATCTCACAGTGAAACAACTCAGCTGGATCAAAGAGACAATGAAGAAGTCTGACATTTAA